The DNA sequence TCGGGCCCGTCGCGACTGGTATGGACCACCACCAGGCGGTCGAAGCGGTATTGCCGACCTGGTTCAACCTGCAGATCCCAGTGATCCTGGCCATCCGGGGCCAAGGTACCAGCGTCACTGCGGATATGGTTACGCACCGCCAGCGCAACCCGCAGACCCGCATGCGTGGCCAGTTCGATCATCCGCCCGCGTATGTCCTGACGCGTAGACTCCGCGTTCAACACCACACGACCCGGACGCGCGGGCGGCAGCCGGATGCGAGCATCGAGATGGAGGTGACCGCCGTGGTCCTCGGAGACCAGCAACACGGATTGCAGCAACACATGTCGGTCGGCCAGTGAAGCCAGGCGCAGGCCAAGGATCCGACTCGTCCGCCCCCCCGCATCCCGGAAGCGCCACTCCCGCCAGAATATGCCCTGACGTAGATCAAGTATGCGCCGATGCAGCAGGCTGCCTTCCAGATCGACCCGGATGGGTGCATGTTCCATGCTTGCCTGAACCTGCATCCAGTCCGGCGCCAGGGCAAGGTCAGGGACATTGGAGACCGGATCATGATCGAAGACACCCGCGATCAGCGTGGCGGGCGCGGACAGATTGCTGCCCTCAGCCAGGGAGGCGCGACTGCCGAGATAGCCATTGCCGATGGCGAAGATCGACTCGATCTCGTGCTCGCGGGCGAGGTTGAAACCTTCCTCCACCAGCCGCCACTCGGGATCGGCGGTGGGCGTGAAAGAGCCCAGGGGACTTGTCACAGACGAAGCGTGCTGGTTCATGCCCGGTTCCTGCATGGAGCGGGATCAGACGGCTGCGGAAGGGTCACACACCCGATATGAGAACCAGACGTGCAAAGAAGTTCCCCCGGTTCCAACGCGGCTGTGCCTCCCTGGCGCTTCAGCAAGGGTTTTGTCAGCCGCTGTCAGCGGATCTGCCGTGGTTGACCTTTCCCCGCCAGGTAGGCCATTGTAGAGTTCGTGGTGACGGCCCGCAGGAGGTCGAAGTCATGAAGAGAAGTCTGTTCAGAGAAGAACAGATCGGGATTTACCCTATTTCGACGGACGGTTAGGACAAGAGTAATTGTTTCTGCTGGTGCATCTCAAGACGCCGTCTGCACCGGGCGTTATGGAAGCGCTCGATGTAATTGAGCACTCATGCTGCAGATCAGGTGGTGACCTTCGAGGAAGCGCTGATATTCCCCGCTGGTGAACTGGCAGCCCCTGTCCGAATGCAGGATGACCGGTGAGTGGTCCTGCCGTTGCCAAAGCGCCATCAGCACCGCCTGCAACACCAGCTCGCGCGTCTGGCTGTGACTCATCGACCAGCCGACAATCACGTCAGTGCACAGATCCTTCACGGCGCACAGGTACAGCCAACCCTCCATGGTGCTGATGTAGGTGATGTCGGTCACCCACTTGGTGTTGGGCGCCTCGGCGCCAAAGTCCCGCTCTAGGTGATTCAGCACCCCGGCCGGACGCTGGCCAGCACCCTGCTTGCGCCAACGCTCGATCATGCGGTACTTCATTTCGATGCTTTCGCGAAGAACGCCGCCGCTTCTTGTAAAAAATCCCGTTCCCGCTTCACCTGCGCCAGTTCACGCCGCAGCGCCGCCAGTTCCTCGTCACGCGGCTTGCCCTGGCCAACAAAGGCCTTGTTGCCGACCGTGCTCAGCTCCCGACGCCAGCGGGTGAGCATGTTGGGATTGAGGCCCAGATCTCGGGCTACCTGGCTGACCGGCAAATTGCTCGAACGCGCCAGTCCGACTGCTTCATGCTTGAACTCCGCCGAATATTTCCTTCGCTTTGCCATGACACACCTCCTGGCTCATCATAAGCCTTAATGAATGTGTCCGTGAAATCAGTGTAAAACCCCTCTATCGCGCAGCGTTCAGCGACCAAAAGGAGCGAGGTTGAGCGCCATGTTGGGCATGGGTTACGCGCTAACCTCAACCATACGGCTTGACGAGTGAGGTGTCGGAACCGGAAGCCCCTCTTCCTTTAGCCCCTCAAGGTGAAACTCAATAGCCTCTCGAATGAGCTCAAGAACCTCTGCCTCGGACTCACCCGCCGCGATGCATCCAGGAAGATCTGGCACATACGCCCCGTAGCTGCTTGGGCCCTGCTCAAATACGACCATATAACGCATACGAATTACTCCTTCTTTAGTCCAGCCTGCTTCAGCGCGCTGTTGAGCGTACCGGGCGGCACATCAAGGTTGGGCTTGCCCGCTACGGTGACTGTGCCCGGCTTCGTGGGGTGATGAAATTGCCGATGGCTTCCTCTCTGGCGCACCTGCTGCCATCCGTGGGCTTCAATCGGCGCGATGAGGTCCTTGACTTTCATGGCCAAAGGATCGCATAGGCCGGTTTCTCATGTCCAACGGGGCGCGAGTTGTGCGACACCCGCGCCCCGTTGCCCTGCGCTCGCTCACCATGTCCACGACAGCGTATTATGCGCCAAACCGCGATATTTCATTTTAGCCTATGATGGTTTTTGGCGCATAGTACGGCTGATTCCCGTAGGCGCGAGCGCAGGGCAACTTTCTATTAG is a window from the Thermithiobacillus plumbiphilus genome containing:
- a CDS encoding type II toxin-antitoxin system HicB family antitoxin produces the protein MRYMVVFEQGPSSYGAYVPDLPGCIAAGESEAEVLELIREAIEFHLEGLKEEGLPVPTPHSSSRMVEVSA
- a CDS encoding type II toxin-antitoxin system HicA family toxin; translated protein: MKVKDLIAPIEAHGWQQVRQRGSHRQFHHPTKPGTVTVAGKPNLDVPPGTLNSALKQAGLKKE